In Mytilus edulis chromosome 7, xbMytEdul2.2, whole genome shotgun sequence, a single genomic region encodes these proteins:
- the LOC139482593 gene encoding uncharacterized protein, with translation MSHNMLDLSQDYSAELFLPIQNLTALDISYNMNQPDNGTGYNYPDHAISVLRELSFLAIDMMPLSQFGSGFSRLNNLKELHFQSCYLKRLENKTFQRFSSSVEVLTLRNCLLYFVTTEIDALLPFPNLRVIDFFGTFMHLKPALQLLNPYRYANITTINFGRVSYPMRDFIDLPFSLTITSDIIKHLKTICVENLDLSENGIVDYELGSLFSFDHPKCLRHLSFKGNRFVLYNLEKRDEINLFFKKAIRLKYLDYSFNAVNYNMKKKSVTPNMSLLSADASYVFLPTSLEKLDISYTVINTVPAVWLIVPENNNLIFLDISYSNTTLFISIPNIQLTTYISAGTRAKYEKITKNLQRIILITKDITITDIPVQFSYIWSYAYLIQWPNDPRDLDDIWRQLEILLTDGFVSNQ, from the exons ATGTCTCACAATATGCTTGATTTATCTCAGGATTATTCAGCAGAGTTATTTCTTCCAATTCAAAATTTAACGGCATTGGATATAAGTTATAATATGAATCAACCAGATAATGGTACAGGTTATAATTATCCCGATCATGCAATTAGTGTTCTGAGAGAGTTGTCTTTCCTAGCAATTGACATGATGCCCTTGTCTCAATTCGGAAGTGGATTCAGTCGATTAAATAATCTGAAAGAATTACATTTTCAATCTTGTTATCTAAAACGTCTAGAGAATAAAACGTTCCAGAGATTTTCCTCCTCTGTAGAAGTTCTTACTCTCAGAAATTGTTTGTTATACTTTGTGACTACTGAAATTGATGCTTTGCTTCCGTTTCCAAATCTTCGTGTTATAGATTTTTTTGGAACATTTATGCATTTGAAGCCAGCATTGCAACTTTTGAACCCATACCGTTACGCAAACATAACGACAATAAATTTTGGTCGTGTAAGTTACCCAATGAGAGATTTCATTGACCTCCCTTTCTCTTTAACAATTACATCCGATATAATCAAGCATCTGAAAACAATATGCGTAGAAAATCTAGATTTATCAGAGAATGGAATAGTTGATTACGAACTTGGATCTTTGTTCTCTTTTGATCACCCAAAATGTTTACGTCATCTTTCATTCAAAGGAAACAGGTTTGTTCTTTATAACTTGGAAAAGCGTGATGagattaatttgtttttcaaaaaagctATACGATTGAAATATTTAGATTATTCATTTAACGCTGTTAATTATAATATGAAGAAGAAATCAGTAACTCCAAACATGAGTTTATTAAGTGCTGATGCAAGTTACGTGTTTTTACCAACATCACTGGAAAAATTAGACATTAGTTATACAGTGATAAACACCGTACCTGCAGTATGGTTGATAGTTCCTGAAAATAACAACCTTATATTTCTAGATATATCTTATTCAAATACAACATTGTTCATATCTATTCCTAATATTCAACTGACAACTTATATTTCTGCCGGAACGAG AGCAAAATATGAGAAGATAACAAAAAATCTTCAGCGAATTATTCTCATCACAAAAGATATAACAATAACTGATATTCCAGTTCAGTTTTCCTACATTTGGAGTTATGCTTATCTTATTCAATGGCCTAATGATCCTAGAGATTTGGATGATATATGGCGGCAGTTAGAGATTCTGCTCACAGATGGATTTGTTTCTAACCAATAA